From one Plectropomus leopardus isolate mb chromosome 8, YSFRI_Pleo_2.0, whole genome shotgun sequence genomic stretch:
- the lrrc23 gene encoding leucine-rich repeat-containing protein 23: MSEMDEDAVLSDVEGEEETNEEGAGEDEKVQVCSLTPETTSEGLSLLCRTGNGLGHAFVRVELQDKGLNDITAISRFIHLRFVDVSNNHLTDLSPLASLTHLLWLKVDNNAVASFKGQPFAQLTYLQWLSMAVNRLTDLDGLVGSALESLNLTGNGIQRVNGLQSGCFANLVTLELRGNQLDTTDGINLPNLRQLYLAQNIIKRLEGLERLTRLNTLHLRDNQLETLDGLSPNMKCLQYLNVRGNVIFEENALQSLALVSKTLRALVISENPLVETTDYRMSVLILLPQLERLDKDPVSFEERTEAQRRVKELKEEEISEP; encoded by the exons ATGTCTGAGATGGATGAGGATGCAGTGTTATCTGATgtagagggagaggaagagacaaacGAAGAAGGAGCCGGAGAGGACGAGAAG GTGCAGGTTTGCAGCTTGACCCCAGAAACCACAAGTGAGGGGCTGTCATTGCTGTGCCGAACAGGAAACGGACTTGGACATGCATTTGTCAGAGTGGAGCTACAAGACAA AGGACTAAATGACATCACTGCAATCAGCAGATTTATTCACCTACGTTTTGTGGACGTATCCAACAACCACCTAACTGATCTCTCTCCTCTGGCATCTCTGACCCACCTGCTCTGGCTGAAG GTTGACAATAATGCTGTGGCATCCTTCAAAGGGCAACCGTTCGCCCAGCTGACCTACCTGCAGTGGCTGAGTATGGCAGTGAACCGACTAACAGACCTGGATGGCCTTGTCGGGTCTGCACTGGAGAGCCTCAATCTTACAG GTAACGGCATTCAGAGAGTGAACGGCCTTCAGAGTGGCTGTTTTGCTAACCTGGTTACTCTTGAACTGAGGGGAAACCAGTTGGATACCACTGATGGCATCAACCTCCCCAACCTGCGGCAATTGTATCTG GCCCAAAACATTATCAAGCGTCTGGAGGGTTTAGAGAGATTAACACGCCTCAACACTCTTCACCTTCGAGACAACCAGCTCGAGACTCTGGATGGCCTCAGTCCCAACATGAAGTGTCTCCAATACCTTAATGTCAG AGGCAATGTAATCTTTGAAGAGAATGCCCTGCAAAGCCTTGCACTTGTGTCAAAAACTCTGCGAGCTTTGGTCATTTCGGAGAATCCTCTGGTGGAAACGACAGACTACCGCATGAGTGTGCTGATTCTACTGCCGCAACTGGAGCGACTTGACAAAGATCCTGTCTCCTTCGAGGAAAGGACTGAGGCCCAGAGGAGAGTCAAG GAACTTAAAGAAGAGGAAATATCTGAGCCGTAA